The Drosophila nasuta strain 15112-1781.00 chromosome 2L, ASM2355853v1, whole genome shotgun sequence genome window below encodes:
- the LOC132798382 gene encoding electroneutral sodium bicarbonate exchanger 1 isoform X2, with amino-acid sequence MNSSSGDDEAPKDPRTGGEDFTQQFTENDFEGHRAHTVYVGVHVPGGRRHSQRRRKHHHSGTGSAGVGAAAAVSSSLAGSTRDSISDKQQEVERPATPPAQRVQFILGEDVDDGSHVSHPLFSEMGMLVKEGDEIEWKETARWIKFEEDVEEGGNRWSKPHVATLSLHSLFELRGLLANGSVMLDMEANNLEVVADLVCDQMVSSGTLPAGVKDKVKDALLRRHRHQHEYAKKTRLPIIRSLADMRNQSSSKIEEQSGNALLATTPLSLTASEPGPPGNTGNNGSSNALAMGMGRFLTVPGKPSNRALEDMVKSPSSQSMARQTSGTELAEQQHKGNTHFMRKIPPGAEASNILVGEVDFLERQLSCFIRLSQAAVMGDLTEVPVPTRFIFILLGPPGSQSNFHEIGRAMATLMSDEIFHEVAYRARKRDHLLAGVDEFLDAVTVLPPGEWDPTIRIEPPAAIPSQEVRKRPPELPKEEIDEEEEEQRLREESGLSRTGRLFGGLINDFKRKIPWYISDYKDALSMQCVASWIFLYFACLSPIITFGGLLSEATGKNMAAMESLVSGFVCGMGYGFFSGQPLTILGSTGPVLVFESIVYEFSMAQGWDYMTFRFWIGMWVAVICVVLVAIDASALVCYITRFTEENFATLIAVIFVYKAIENVVVIGKTFPVNQGIYDCICTPPLQSNASVLEFAKYKWDSCESYNGTLVGHDCGTPPTENVFLMSVVLCTGTFILSTILKEFKNALFFPSIVRQYISDFSVLIAIFAMTFFDYSLGVPTQKLEVPHELKPTLSTRGWLIPPFTEKNPWWSPIIAVFPAMLGTILIFMDQQITAVIVNRKENKLKKGCGYHLDLFVLSGLIAICSMMGLPWFVAATVLSINHVNSLKLESECSAPGEKPQFLGVREQRVTHIMIFLTIGGSVLLTPLLGNIPMPVLFGVFLYMGVASLKGLQFFDRILIMFMPAKYQPDYMFLRQVPIKRVHLFTIIQLACLIILWLIKSFPQTSILFPLMLVVMIGIRKSLDFVFTRRELKILDDIMPEMTKRAAADDLHQLDAEDNHHQPASYNNGGNSGGGSGATTIHIPLSGNKLSNNGNVPAAATPPLDVNRTAVWQQINKDGTSEQLIIPVTVKVRQINGNHSSTNAALSPRLSPMHEADEYIETNNKMTAAVPTMPTTTPTNLANNCKEASGKLDAAAVNTQNPANITPV; translated from the exons ATGAACTCCTCAAGTGGTGACGATGAGGCGCCCAAGGATCCGCGAACCGGCGGCGAGGACTTTACTCAACAATTTACAGAAAACGATTTCGAGG GACATCGTGCACACACCGTTTATGTGGGCGTCCATGTGCCCGGAGGACGGCGGCACTCGCAACGACGCCGCAAACATCATCACAGCGGCACAGGCTCTGCAGGAgttggagctgctgctgcggtcaGTAGCAGCCTCGCTGGCTCGACCAGAGATAGCATCAGCGACAAGCAACAGGAAGTCGAGCGTCCAG CAACACCGCCCGCACAACGCGTACAATTTATACTGGGCGAAGACGTGGACGATGGCTCGCATGTATCGCATCCGCTGTTCTCCGAGATGGGAATGCTCGTAAAAGAGGGCGACGAGATTGAATGGAAGGAAACGGCACGCTGGATCAAGTTCGAGGAGGATGTCGAAGAGGGCGGCAATCGCTGGTCCAAGCCACATGTGGCCACACTCTCGCTGCACTCACTCTTTGAGCTCCGTGGCCTGCTGGCCAATGGCAGCGTAATGCTCGACATGGAGGCAAATAATCTGGAAGTCGTTGCGGATTTGGTTTGCGATCAGATGGTAAGCAGCGGCACATTGCCCGCTGGCGTCAAGGATAAGGTCAAGGATGCACTGCTGCgacgtcatcgtcatcaacaTGAGTATGCAAAGAAGACGCGACTGCCCATCATCAGATCTCTGGCCGATATGCGCAATCAATCGTCATCGAAAA TCGAAGAACAGTCTGGCAACGCTTTGCTGGCAACGACACCGTTATCGCTAACAGCCAGCGAGCCTGGACCACCTGGCAACACTGGCAATAATGGCAGTTCCAATGCCCTGGCGATGGGAATGGGTCGTTTTCTAACGGTACCCGGCAAGCCCAGCAACAGAGCGCTTG AGGATATGGTGAAGAGTCCCAGCAGTCAATCGATGGCCAGACAAACAAGCGGCACCGAACTTGCCGAGCAACAACACAAAGGCAACACGCACTTTATGCGCAAGATTCCCCCAGGCGCTGAGGCGAGCAACATTTTGGTGGGAGAGGTCGACTTTCTGGAGCGTCAACTCTCCTGTTTCATACGCCTGAGTCAGGCAGCAGTAATGGGTGATCTTACAGAGGTGCCAGTGCCAACAAG ATTCATCTTCATCTTGCTGGGTCCGCCTGGCAGTCAGAGCAATTTCCATGAGATTGGACGCGCCATGGCCACCTTGATGTCCGATGAGATCTTCCATGAGGTCGCCTATCGTGCACGCAAGCGTGATCATCTGCTCGCCGGCGTGGATGAGTTCTTGGATGCGGTCACAGTATTACCCCCAGGCGAATGGGATCCCACCATACGTATTGAGCCACCCGCTGCGATTCCCTCGCAAGAGGTACGCAAGCGTCCGCCAGAATTGCCCAAGGAGGAGAtcgacgaggaggaggaggagcagcgACTGCGCGAAGAGTCGGGTTTGTCACGTACTGGACGTCTCTTTGGTGGCCTCATCAATGATTTTAAACGCAAGATTCCATGGTATATAAGTGATTACAAGGATGCACTTTCCATGCAATGTGTTGCCTCCTGGATCTTTTTGTATTTCGCTTGCTTGTCGCCCATCATTACCTTTGGTGGTCTCTTGTCGGAGGCGACGGGCAAGAATATGGCAGCAATGGAATCGCTGGTGTCTGGGTTTGTTTGCGGCATGGGTTATGGCTTCTTTTCCGGCCAGCCGTTGACAATTTTGGGTTCCACCGGTCCAGTTCTGGTCTTTGAGTCCATTGTGTATGAGTTCTCCATGGCACAAGGCTGGGACTATATGACATTCCGGTTCTGGATCGGCATGTGGGTCGCCGTCATTTGTGTCGTGCTGGTCGCAATTGATGCCAGCGCTTTAGTTTGTTATATCACACGCTTCACCGAGGAGAATTTCGCCACATTAATTGCCGTGATCTTTGTGTACAAAGCTATCGAGAATGTTGTTGTCATTGGCAAAACTTTCCCAGTGAATCAGGGGATCTACGATTGCATCTGCACGCCGCCGTTGCAGAGCAATGCGAGCGTCTTGGAGTTTGCCAAATACAAATGGGATTCCTGTGAG TCCTACAATGGCACGCTGGTTGGCCACGATTGCGGCACACCGCCCACCGAGAACGTCTTCCTCATGTCCGTGGTGCTTTGCACCGGCACCTTCATCCTCTCCACAATACTGAAGGAGTTCAAGAACGCTCTGTTCTTCCCCTCGATTGTGCGACAGTATATCAGTGATTTTAGCGTGCTTATTGCCATCTTTGCCATGACCTTCTTTGACTATTCACTGGGTGTGCCCACCCAGAAGCTGGAAGTGCCACACGAATTGAAACCGACGCTTAGCACACGTGGTTGGCTGATACCGCCATTCACCGAGAAGAATCCTTGGTGGTCACCCATCATTGCTGTCTTCCCTGCCATGTTGGGCACCATTCTCATCTTTATGGATCAACAGATTACAGCGGTGATTGTCAATCGTAAGGAAAACAAATTGAAGAAGGGTTGCGGCTATCATTTGGATCTGTTCGTGCTGTCTGGTCTGATAGCCATCTGCAGCATGATGGGACTTCCCTG GTTCGTGGCTGCCACCGTGCTGAGCATTAATCATGTCAATTCATTGAAACTGGAGTCGGAGTGCAGTGCCCCTGGTGAGAAACCACAGTTTTTGGGTGTGCGCGAGCAGCGTGTGACACACATCATGATCTTCCTAACGATTGGTGGTTCCGTGCTGTTGACACCGCTGCTCGGAAACATACCGATGCCAGTCTTGTTTGGTGTCTTCTTGTACATGGGCGTGGCCTCGCTCAAGGGTCTGCAATTCTTCGATCGCATACTGATTATGTTCATGCCAGCGAAATATCAGCCGGACTATATGTTCCTGCGTCAG GTGCCCATCAAGCGCGTGCATCTGTTTACGATCATTCAGTTGGCCTGCTTGATCATTTTGTGGCTGATCAAGAGTTTCCCGCAGACCTCCATTTTGTTCCCCCTGATGTTGGTCGTCATGATTGGCATTCGTAAGTCGCTGGACTTTGTGTTTACGCGACGCGAACTCAAGATTTTGGATGACATTATGCCGGAAATGACGAAACGAGCGGCAGCAGATGATCTGCATCAATTGGACGCTGAG GACAATCATCATCAGCCAGCCAGCTACAACAatggtggcaactctggcgGTGGTTCGGGTGCCACAACCATTCACATACCGTTATCGGGCAACAAGCTgagcaacaatggcaacgtTCCGGCTGCTGCCACGCCGCCTTTGGACGTTAATCGCACTGCGGTCTGGCAGCAGATCAACAAGGATGGAACCTCCGAGCAACTGATCATACCCGTCACTGTCAAAGTTCGTCAAATCAATGGCAATCA TTCCTCGACAAATGCCGCCCTCTCGCCACGCCTATCGCCCATGCACGAGGCCGATGAGTATATCGAAACGAATAACAAGATGACGGCAGCAGTCCCCACGATGCCAACGACAACCCCAACGAATCTGGCCAACAACTGTAAGGAGGCATCTGGGAAATTGGATGCTGCCGCGGTTAACACACAGAACCCAGCCAACATAACGCCAGTTTAA
- the LOC132798382 gene encoding electroneutral sodium bicarbonate exchanger 1 isoform X16: MEGCHTPVTPSYVCSKDQRGCYLAVPTEDMVKSPSSQSMARQTSGTELAEQQHKGNTHFMRKIPPGAEASNILVGEVDFLERQLSCFIRLSQAAVMGDLTEVPVPTRFIFILLGPPGSQSNFHEIGRAMATLMSDEIFHEVAYRARKRDHLLAGVDEFLDAVTVLPPGEWDPTIRIEPPAAIPSQEVRKRPPELPKEEIDEEEEEQRLREESGLSRTGRLFGGLINDFKRKIPWYISDYKDALSMQCVASWIFLYFACLSPIITFGGLLSEATGKNMAAMESLVSGFVCGMGYGFFSGQPLTILGSTGPVLVFESIVYEFSMAQGWDYMTFRFWIGMWVAVICVVLVAIDASALVCYITRFTEENFATLIAVIFVYKAIENVVVIGKTFPVNQGIYDCICTPPLQSNASVLEFAKYKWDSCESYNGTLVGHDCGTPPTENVFLMSVVLCTGTFILSTILKEFKNALFFPSIVRQYISDFSVLIAIFAMTFFDYSLGVPTQKLEVPHELKPTLSTRGWLIPPFTEKNPWWSPIIAVFPAMLGTILIFMDQQITAVIVNRKENKLKKGCGYHLDLFVLSGLIAICSMMGLPWFVAATVLSINHVNSLKLESECSAPGEKPQFLGVREQRVTHIMIFLTIGGSVLLTPLLGNIPMPVLFGVFLYMGVASLKGLQFFDRILIMFMPAKYQPDYMFLRQVPIKRVHLFTIIQLACLIILWLIKSFPQTSILFPLMLVVMIGIRKSLDFVFTRRELKILDDIMPEMTKRAAADDLHQLDAEDNHHQPASYNNGGNSGGGSGATTIHIPLSGNKLSNNGNVPAAATPPLDVNRTAVWQQINKDGTSEQLIIPVTVKVRQINGNHSSTNAALSPRLSPMHEADEYIETNNKMTAAVPTMPTTTPTNLANNCKEASGKLDAAAVNTQNPANITPV, encoded by the exons ATGGAGGGATGCCACACACCCGTGACGCCGAGCTATGTGTGTAGCAAGGATCAGCGTGGTTGTTATCTCGCTGTTCCCACAG AGGATATGGTGAAGAGTCCCAGCAGTCAATCGATGGCCAGACAAACAAGCGGCACCGAACTTGCCGAGCAACAACACAAAGGCAACACGCACTTTATGCGCAAGATTCCCCCAGGCGCTGAGGCGAGCAACATTTTGGTGGGAGAGGTCGACTTTCTGGAGCGTCAACTCTCCTGTTTCATACGCCTGAGTCAGGCAGCAGTAATGGGTGATCTTACAGAGGTGCCAGTGCCAACAAG ATTCATCTTCATCTTGCTGGGTCCGCCTGGCAGTCAGAGCAATTTCCATGAGATTGGACGCGCCATGGCCACCTTGATGTCCGATGAGATCTTCCATGAGGTCGCCTATCGTGCACGCAAGCGTGATCATCTGCTCGCCGGCGTGGATGAGTTCTTGGATGCGGTCACAGTATTACCCCCAGGCGAATGGGATCCCACCATACGTATTGAGCCACCCGCTGCGATTCCCTCGCAAGAGGTACGCAAGCGTCCGCCAGAATTGCCCAAGGAGGAGAtcgacgaggaggaggaggagcagcgACTGCGCGAAGAGTCGGGTTTGTCACGTACTGGACGTCTCTTTGGTGGCCTCATCAATGATTTTAAACGCAAGATTCCATGGTATATAAGTGATTACAAGGATGCACTTTCCATGCAATGTGTTGCCTCCTGGATCTTTTTGTATTTCGCTTGCTTGTCGCCCATCATTACCTTTGGTGGTCTCTTGTCGGAGGCGACGGGCAAGAATATGGCAGCAATGGAATCGCTGGTGTCTGGGTTTGTTTGCGGCATGGGTTATGGCTTCTTTTCCGGCCAGCCGTTGACAATTTTGGGTTCCACCGGTCCAGTTCTGGTCTTTGAGTCCATTGTGTATGAGTTCTCCATGGCACAAGGCTGGGACTATATGACATTCCGGTTCTGGATCGGCATGTGGGTCGCCGTCATTTGTGTCGTGCTGGTCGCAATTGATGCCAGCGCTTTAGTTTGTTATATCACACGCTTCACCGAGGAGAATTTCGCCACATTAATTGCCGTGATCTTTGTGTACAAAGCTATCGAGAATGTTGTTGTCATTGGCAAAACTTTCCCAGTGAATCAGGGGATCTACGATTGCATCTGCACGCCGCCGTTGCAGAGCAATGCGAGCGTCTTGGAGTTTGCCAAATACAAATGGGATTCCTGTGAG TCCTACAATGGCACGCTGGTTGGCCACGATTGCGGCACACCGCCCACCGAGAACGTCTTCCTCATGTCCGTGGTGCTTTGCACCGGCACCTTCATCCTCTCCACAATACTGAAGGAGTTCAAGAACGCTCTGTTCTTCCCCTCGATTGTGCGACAGTATATCAGTGATTTTAGCGTGCTTATTGCCATCTTTGCCATGACCTTCTTTGACTATTCACTGGGTGTGCCCACCCAGAAGCTGGAAGTGCCACACGAATTGAAACCGACGCTTAGCACACGTGGTTGGCTGATACCGCCATTCACCGAGAAGAATCCTTGGTGGTCACCCATCATTGCTGTCTTCCCTGCCATGTTGGGCACCATTCTCATCTTTATGGATCAACAGATTACAGCGGTGATTGTCAATCGTAAGGAAAACAAATTGAAGAAGGGTTGCGGCTATCATTTGGATCTGTTCGTGCTGTCTGGTCTGATAGCCATCTGCAGCATGATGGGACTTCCCTG GTTCGTGGCTGCCACCGTGCTGAGCATTAATCATGTCAATTCATTGAAACTGGAGTCGGAGTGCAGTGCCCCTGGTGAGAAACCACAGTTTTTGGGTGTGCGCGAGCAGCGTGTGACACACATCATGATCTTCCTAACGATTGGTGGTTCCGTGCTGTTGACACCGCTGCTCGGAAACATACCGATGCCAGTCTTGTTTGGTGTCTTCTTGTACATGGGCGTGGCCTCGCTCAAGGGTCTGCAATTCTTCGATCGCATACTGATTATGTTCATGCCAGCGAAATATCAGCCGGACTATATGTTCCTGCGTCAG GTGCCCATCAAGCGCGTGCATCTGTTTACGATCATTCAGTTGGCCTGCTTGATCATTTTGTGGCTGATCAAGAGTTTCCCGCAGACCTCCATTTTGTTCCCCCTGATGTTGGTCGTCATGATTGGCATTCGTAAGTCGCTGGACTTTGTGTTTACGCGACGCGAACTCAAGATTTTGGATGACATTATGCCGGAAATGACGAAACGAGCGGCAGCAGATGATCTGCATCAATTGGACGCTGAG GACAATCATCATCAGCCAGCCAGCTACAACAatggtggcaactctggcgGTGGTTCGGGTGCCACAACCATTCACATACCGTTATCGGGCAACAAGCTgagcaacaatggcaacgtTCCGGCTGCTGCCACGCCGCCTTTGGACGTTAATCGCACTGCGGTCTGGCAGCAGATCAACAAGGATGGAACCTCCGAGCAACTGATCATACCCGTCACTGTCAAAGTTCGTCAAATCAATGGCAATCA TTCCTCGACAAATGCCGCCCTCTCGCCACGCCTATCGCCCATGCACGAGGCCGATGAGTATATCGAAACGAATAACAAGATGACGGCAGCAGTCCCCACGATGCCAACGACAACCCCAACGAATCTGGCCAACAACTGTAAGGAGGCATCTGGGAAATTGGATGCTGCCGCGGTTAACACACAGAACCCAGCCAACATAACGCCAGTTTAA
- the LOC132798382 gene encoding electroneutral sodium bicarbonate exchanger 1 isoform X9, with protein MNSSSGDDEAPKDPRTGGEDFTQQFTENDFEATPPAQRVQFILGEDVDDGSHVSHPLFSEMGMLVKEGDEIEWKETARWIKFEEDVEEGGNRWSKPHVATLSLHSLFELRGLLANGSVMLDMEANNLEVVADLVCDQMVSSGTLPAGVKDKVKDALLRRHRHQHEYAKKTRLPIIRSLADMRNQSSSKIEEQSGNALLATTPLSLTASEPGPPGNTGNNGSSNALAMGMGRFLTVPGKPSNRALEDMVKSPSSQSMARQTSGTELAEQQHKGNTHFMRKIPPGAEASNILVGEVDFLERQLSCFIRLSQAAVMGDLTEVPVPTRFIFILLGPPGSQSNFHEIGRAMATLMSDEIFHEVAYRARKRDHLLAGVDEFLDAVTVLPPGEWDPTIRIEPPAAIPSQEVRKRPPELPKEEIDEEEEEQRLREESGLSRTGRLFGGLINDFKRKIPWYISDYKDALSMQCVASWIFLYFACLSPIITFGGLLSEATGKNMAAMESLVSGFVCGMGYGFFSGQPLTILGSTGPVLVFESIVYEFSMAQGWDYMTFRFWIGMWVAVICVVLVAIDASALVCYITRFTEENFATLIAVIFVYKAIENVVVIGKTFPVNQGIYDCICTPPLQSNASVLEFAKYKWDSCESYNGTLVGHDCGTPPTENVFLMSVVLCTGTFILSTILKEFKNALFFPSIVRQYISDFSVLIAIFAMTFFDYSLGVPTQKLEVPHELKPTLSTRGWLIPPFTEKNPWWSPIIAVFPAMLGTILIFMDQQITAVIVNRKENKLKKGCGYHLDLFVLSGLIAICSMMGLPWFVAATVLSINHVNSLKLESECSAPGEKPQFLGVREQRVTHIMIFLTIGGSVLLTPLLGNIPMPVLFGVFLYMGVASLKGLQFFDRILIMFMPAKYQPDYMFLRQVPIKRVHLFTIIQLACLIILWLIKSFPQTSILFPLMLVVMIGIRKSLDFVFTRRELKILDDIMPEMTKRAAADDLHQLDAEDNHHQPASYNNGGNSGGGSGATTIHIPLSGNKLSNNGNVPAAATPPLDVNRTAVWQQINKDGTSEQLIIPVTVKVRQINGNHSSTNAALSPRLSPMHEADEYIETNNKMTAAVPTMPTTTPTNLANNCKEASGKLDAAAVNTQNPANITPV; from the exons ATGAACTCCTCAAGTGGTGACGATGAGGCGCCCAAGGATCCGCGAACCGGCGGCGAGGACTTTACTCAACAATTTACAGAAAACGATTTCGAGG CAACACCGCCCGCACAACGCGTACAATTTATACTGGGCGAAGACGTGGACGATGGCTCGCATGTATCGCATCCGCTGTTCTCCGAGATGGGAATGCTCGTAAAAGAGGGCGACGAGATTGAATGGAAGGAAACGGCACGCTGGATCAAGTTCGAGGAGGATGTCGAAGAGGGCGGCAATCGCTGGTCCAAGCCACATGTGGCCACACTCTCGCTGCACTCACTCTTTGAGCTCCGTGGCCTGCTGGCCAATGGCAGCGTAATGCTCGACATGGAGGCAAATAATCTGGAAGTCGTTGCGGATTTGGTTTGCGATCAGATGGTAAGCAGCGGCACATTGCCCGCTGGCGTCAAGGATAAGGTCAAGGATGCACTGCTGCgacgtcatcgtcatcaacaTGAGTATGCAAAGAAGACGCGACTGCCCATCATCAGATCTCTGGCCGATATGCGCAATCAATCGTCATCGAAAA TCGAAGAACAGTCTGGCAACGCTTTGCTGGCAACGACACCGTTATCGCTAACAGCCAGCGAGCCTGGACCACCTGGCAACACTGGCAATAATGGCAGTTCCAATGCCCTGGCGATGGGAATGGGTCGTTTTCTAACGGTACCCGGCAAGCCCAGCAACAGAGCGCTTG AGGATATGGTGAAGAGTCCCAGCAGTCAATCGATGGCCAGACAAACAAGCGGCACCGAACTTGCCGAGCAACAACACAAAGGCAACACGCACTTTATGCGCAAGATTCCCCCAGGCGCTGAGGCGAGCAACATTTTGGTGGGAGAGGTCGACTTTCTGGAGCGTCAACTCTCCTGTTTCATACGCCTGAGTCAGGCAGCAGTAATGGGTGATCTTACAGAGGTGCCAGTGCCAACAAG ATTCATCTTCATCTTGCTGGGTCCGCCTGGCAGTCAGAGCAATTTCCATGAGATTGGACGCGCCATGGCCACCTTGATGTCCGATGAGATCTTCCATGAGGTCGCCTATCGTGCACGCAAGCGTGATCATCTGCTCGCCGGCGTGGATGAGTTCTTGGATGCGGTCACAGTATTACCCCCAGGCGAATGGGATCCCACCATACGTATTGAGCCACCCGCTGCGATTCCCTCGCAAGAGGTACGCAAGCGTCCGCCAGAATTGCCCAAGGAGGAGAtcgacgaggaggaggaggagcagcgACTGCGCGAAGAGTCGGGTTTGTCACGTACTGGACGTCTCTTTGGTGGCCTCATCAATGATTTTAAACGCAAGATTCCATGGTATATAAGTGATTACAAGGATGCACTTTCCATGCAATGTGTTGCCTCCTGGATCTTTTTGTATTTCGCTTGCTTGTCGCCCATCATTACCTTTGGTGGTCTCTTGTCGGAGGCGACGGGCAAGAATATGGCAGCAATGGAATCGCTGGTGTCTGGGTTTGTTTGCGGCATGGGTTATGGCTTCTTTTCCGGCCAGCCGTTGACAATTTTGGGTTCCACCGGTCCAGTTCTGGTCTTTGAGTCCATTGTGTATGAGTTCTCCATGGCACAAGGCTGGGACTATATGACATTCCGGTTCTGGATCGGCATGTGGGTCGCCGTCATTTGTGTCGTGCTGGTCGCAATTGATGCCAGCGCTTTAGTTTGTTATATCACACGCTTCACCGAGGAGAATTTCGCCACATTAATTGCCGTGATCTTTGTGTACAAAGCTATCGAGAATGTTGTTGTCATTGGCAAAACTTTCCCAGTGAATCAGGGGATCTACGATTGCATCTGCACGCCGCCGTTGCAGAGCAATGCGAGCGTCTTGGAGTTTGCCAAATACAAATGGGATTCCTGTGAG TCCTACAATGGCACGCTGGTTGGCCACGATTGCGGCACACCGCCCACCGAGAACGTCTTCCTCATGTCCGTGGTGCTTTGCACCGGCACCTTCATCCTCTCCACAATACTGAAGGAGTTCAAGAACGCTCTGTTCTTCCCCTCGATTGTGCGACAGTATATCAGTGATTTTAGCGTGCTTATTGCCATCTTTGCCATGACCTTCTTTGACTATTCACTGGGTGTGCCCACCCAGAAGCTGGAAGTGCCACACGAATTGAAACCGACGCTTAGCACACGTGGTTGGCTGATACCGCCATTCACCGAGAAGAATCCTTGGTGGTCACCCATCATTGCTGTCTTCCCTGCCATGTTGGGCACCATTCTCATCTTTATGGATCAACAGATTACAGCGGTGATTGTCAATCGTAAGGAAAACAAATTGAAGAAGGGTTGCGGCTATCATTTGGATCTGTTCGTGCTGTCTGGTCTGATAGCCATCTGCAGCATGATGGGACTTCCCTG GTTCGTGGCTGCCACCGTGCTGAGCATTAATCATGTCAATTCATTGAAACTGGAGTCGGAGTGCAGTGCCCCTGGTGAGAAACCACAGTTTTTGGGTGTGCGCGAGCAGCGTGTGACACACATCATGATCTTCCTAACGATTGGTGGTTCCGTGCTGTTGACACCGCTGCTCGGAAACATACCGATGCCAGTCTTGTTTGGTGTCTTCTTGTACATGGGCGTGGCCTCGCTCAAGGGTCTGCAATTCTTCGATCGCATACTGATTATGTTCATGCCAGCGAAATATCAGCCGGACTATATGTTCCTGCGTCAG GTGCCCATCAAGCGCGTGCATCTGTTTACGATCATTCAGTTGGCCTGCTTGATCATTTTGTGGCTGATCAAGAGTTTCCCGCAGACCTCCATTTTGTTCCCCCTGATGTTGGTCGTCATGATTGGCATTCGTAAGTCGCTGGACTTTGTGTTTACGCGACGCGAACTCAAGATTTTGGATGACATTATGCCGGAAATGACGAAACGAGCGGCAGCAGATGATCTGCATCAATTGGACGCTGAG GACAATCATCATCAGCCAGCCAGCTACAACAatggtggcaactctggcgGTGGTTCGGGTGCCACAACCATTCACATACCGTTATCGGGCAACAAGCTgagcaacaatggcaacgtTCCGGCTGCTGCCACGCCGCCTTTGGACGTTAATCGCACTGCGGTCTGGCAGCAGATCAACAAGGATGGAACCTCCGAGCAACTGATCATACCCGTCACTGTCAAAGTTCGTCAAATCAATGGCAATCA TTCCTCGACAAATGCCGCCCTCTCGCCACGCCTATCGCCCATGCACGAGGCCGATGAGTATATCGAAACGAATAACAAGATGACGGCAGCAGTCCCCACGATGCCAACGACAACCCCAACGAATCTGGCCAACAACTGTAAGGAGGCATCTGGGAAATTGGATGCTGCCGCGGTTAACACACAGAACCCAGCCAACATAACGCCAGTTTAA